From a region of the Streptomyces venezuelae genome:
- a CDS encoding DUF3097 domain-containing protein has protein sequence MREYSPDLTPQWKRPKAVPEVAAEPDLVVEVAGTDFCGAVVACEAGTVTLEDRFGKRRVFPMEPRAFLLDGAVVTLVRPPRGPAAPARTASGSIAVPGARARVARAGRIYVEGRHDAELVERVWGDDLRIEGVVVEYLEGIDDLPAVVADFAPAADARLGVLVDHLVPGSKESRIAAQVTSPDVLVVGHPYVDVWQAVKPSALGIPAWPVVPRGQDWKTGVCRALGWPENTGAAWQHVLSRVTSYKDLEPTLLGRVEELIDFVTVGGTA, from the coding sequence ATGCGCGAGTACTCCCCCGACCTGACCCCGCAGTGGAAGCGACCCAAGGCCGTGCCGGAGGTGGCGGCGGAACCCGATCTGGTGGTCGAGGTGGCTGGTACGGACTTCTGCGGCGCGGTGGTGGCCTGCGAGGCGGGCACGGTGACCCTGGAGGACCGCTTCGGCAAGCGCCGGGTGTTCCCCATGGAGCCGCGCGCCTTCCTGCTGGACGGCGCCGTGGTCACCCTGGTCCGTCCGCCCCGGGGCCCGGCGGCGCCGGCCCGTACGGCTTCGGGGTCGATCGCCGTGCCCGGGGCGCGGGCGCGGGTGGCGCGGGCGGGCCGGATCTACGTGGAGGGCCGGCACGACGCGGAACTGGTGGAGCGGGTCTGGGGTGACGACCTGCGGATCGAGGGCGTGGTGGTGGAGTACCTGGAGGGCATCGACGACCTCCCGGCCGTCGTGGCCGACTTCGCACCGGCCGCCGACGCCCGCCTCGGCGTCCTGGTCGACCACCTCGTTCCGGGCTCGAAGGAGTCCCGTATCGCGGCGCAGGTGACCTCGCCGGACGTGCTGGTCGTGGGCCACCCGTACGTGGACGTCTGGCAGGCCGTGAAGCCGTCCGCCCTGGGCATCCCGGCCTGGCCGGTGGTCCCCCGCGGCCAGGACTGGAAGACGGGCGTCTGCCGGGCCCTGGGCTGGCCGGAGAACACGGGCGCCGCCTGGCAGCACGTCCTGTCCCGGGTGACGTCCTACAAGGACCTGGAGCCGACCCTGCTGGGCCGGGTCGAGGAGCTGATCGACTTCGTCACGGTCGGTGGTACCGCTTGA
- a CDS encoding Uma2 family endonuclease, translated as MTAVDDRLITDAVRAFEDLEVPEGFKAELLRGDIVMMAGPDWVHNLIVLHVQKQIPLAGWYPVQTQDIAIPGESSEPQPDLVVVEHGAFDGPGRLVPAPAVTLLVEVVSKNSANADYGIKRSMYAAGRVPAYLIIDPFEAECLLLTEPARAGEDADYTVERRVKFGEPVPLDVLGIKLDTGEFGTLPKFKRYHRP; from the coding sequence ATGACCGCTGTGGATGACCGGCTGATCACGGATGCCGTCCGAGCTTTCGAGGACCTGGAGGTCCCCGAAGGCTTCAAGGCGGAGCTCCTCAGGGGGGACATCGTGATGATGGCCGGGCCCGATTGGGTCCACAACCTGATCGTCCTGCATGTGCAGAAGCAGATTCCGCTCGCCGGGTGGTATCCGGTGCAGACGCAGGACATCGCGATCCCCGGGGAGTCCTCCGAGCCGCAGCCGGACCTCGTGGTCGTCGAGCACGGTGCTTTCGACGGTCCGGGCAGGCTGGTGCCCGCCCCGGCCGTCACCTTGCTGGTCGAGGTCGTCTCCAAGAACAGCGCGAACGCCGACTACGGGATCAAGCGCTCGATGTACGCGGCCGGACGGGTCCCCGCGTATCTGATCATCGATCCGTTCGAGGCCGAGTGCCTGCTCCTGACCGAACCTGCCAGGGCAGGCGAGGACGCCGACTACACGGTCGAACGAAGGGTGAAGTTCGGCGAGCCCGTCCCTCTGGACGTCCTGGGCATCAAACTGGACACCGGCGAGTTCGGCACCCTCCCGAAGTTCAAGCGGTACCACCGACCGTGA
- the hemW gene encoding radical SAM family heme chaperone HemW, whose translation MPSALPDGEPMPEDGSLPSHALEGAGERPLGFYLHVPYCATRCGYCDFNTYTATELRGTGGVLASRENYADTLIDEVRLARKVLGDDPRQVRTVFVGGGTPTLLPAADLVRMLAAIRDEFGLAEDAEITTEANPESVDPAYLAELRAGGFNRISFGMQSAKQHVLKVLDRTHTPGRPEACVAEARAAGFEHVNLDLIYGTPGESDEDWRASLAAAIGAGPDHVSAYALIVEEGTQLARRIRRGEVPMTDDDVHADRYLIADSVMAEAGYSWYEVSNWATSEAGRCLHNELYWRGADWWGAGPGAHSHVGGVRWWNVKHPGAYAAALAEGRSPGAGRELLSDEDRRVERILLELRLVDGVPLSLLAPAGLAASRKALADGLLDAAPYEAGRAVLTLRGRLLADAVVRDLVD comes from the coding sequence ATGCCTTCCGCACTCCCCGACGGTGAACCCATGCCCGAAGACGGCTCCCTGCCGTCCCACGCCCTGGAGGGCGCGGGGGAGCGGCCGCTCGGCTTCTACCTGCACGTCCCCTACTGCGCCACCCGCTGCGGGTACTGCGACTTCAACACCTACACGGCCACCGAGCTGCGGGGCACCGGCGGCGTGCTCGCCTCCCGGGAGAACTACGCCGACACCCTGATCGACGAGGTCAGGCTGGCGCGGAAGGTGCTCGGCGACGACCCGCGGCAGGTCCGGACCGTCTTCGTCGGCGGCGGCACGCCCACGCTGCTGCCCGCCGCCGACCTCGTACGGATGCTCGCGGCGATCCGGGACGAGTTCGGCCTGGCCGAGGACGCCGAGATCACCACGGAGGCCAACCCGGAGTCCGTCGACCCGGCATACCTGGCCGAGCTGCGCGCCGGGGGCTTCAACCGGATCTCCTTCGGCATGCAGAGCGCCAAACAGCACGTCCTGAAGGTGCTCGACCGCACCCACACCCCGGGACGCCCCGAGGCGTGTGTCGCGGAGGCGCGGGCGGCGGGCTTCGAGCACGTCAACCTCGACCTGATCTACGGCACGCCCGGTGAGTCGGACGAGGACTGGCGGGCCTCCCTGGCGGCGGCCATCGGCGCAGGCCCGGACCACGTCAGCGCCTACGCGCTGATCGTCGAGGAGGGCACCCAGCTCGCGCGGCGGATCCGCCGCGGCGAGGTCCCGATGACCGACGACGACGTCCACGCCGACCGGTACCTGATCGCTGACTCGGTCATGGCCGAGGCCGGGTACTCCTGGTACGAGGTGTCGAACTGGGCGACCTCGGAGGCCGGCCGCTGCCTGCACAACGAGCTGTACTGGCGCGGCGCCGACTGGTGGGGCGCAGGTCCCGGCGCGCACTCGCACGTGGGCGGGGTGCGGTGGTGGAACGTGAAGCACCCGGGTGCCTACGCCGCGGCGCTGGCGGAGGGCCGCTCCCCGGGCGCGGGACGCGAGCTCCTCTCCGACGAGGACCGGCGGGTGGAGCGGATCCTGCTGGAGCTGCGCCTCGTGGACGGGGTCCCGCTGTCGCTGCTCGCCCCGGCCGGGCTGGCCGCCTCCCGCAAGGCGCTGGCGGACGGACTGCTGGACGCCGCGCCCTACGAGGCGGGGAGGGCCGTGCTGACCCTGCGGGGGCGGCTGCTGGCCGACGCAGTGGTCCGGGACCTGGTGGACTGA
- a CDS encoding AMP-dependent synthetase/ligase: MSDTQTYLENRPPTVAVLFLERVAATPDDEAYRYPVPAAGAQGGADDWKSLSWGQAAERVFAIAAGLVSLGLETEERVALASNTRVEWILSDLGVMCAGGAVTTIYPSTNADESAFILSDSESRVLIAEDAQQLAKARERRAELPKLAHVVVLDAADAVAVEGDPEGWVLSLDELESRGREYLAKHPEAVKERVAAITSDQLATLIYTSGTTGRPKGVRLPHDNWSYMAKAMVATGLIGKEDVQYLWLPLAHVFGKVLTSGQIEAGHVTAVDGRIDKIIENLPVVQPTYMAAVPRIFEKVYNGVAAKARAAGGAKYKIFQWSVGVAREYAKVTQDNFRRTGQATAPFGLTTKHKIADALVYSKLREAFGGKLRAAVSGASALAPEIGFFFSGAGVHILEGYGLTESSAASFVNPGEAYRTGTVGKPLPGTEVRIADDGEVLLRGPGIMQGYHRQPDKTAEVLESDGWLHTGDIGELSADGYLRITDRKKDLIKTSGGKYVAPAEIEGQFKAICPYVSTIVVHGADRNFCSALIALDEPSILTWAAENGLEGKTYQQVLAAPETNRLIETYVQTLNEGLQRWQTVKKFRILPRDLDVEHGDLTPSLKLKRPVVEREFKHLIEEMYEGSREA; this comes from the coding sequence GTGAGCGACACACAGACCTATCTCGAGAACCGCCCGCCCACCGTGGCGGTGCTCTTCCTTGAGCGCGTCGCAGCGACGCCAGACGACGAGGCCTACCGGTACCCGGTGCCGGCGGCCGGCGCACAGGGCGGCGCCGACGACTGGAAATCACTCAGCTGGGGCCAGGCGGCCGAGCGGGTGTTCGCCATCGCCGCCGGGCTGGTCTCCCTCGGTCTGGAAACGGAGGAGCGCGTCGCGCTCGCCTCCAACACCCGGGTCGAATGGATCCTCTCCGACCTCGGCGTGATGTGCGCGGGCGGCGCGGTCACCACGATCTACCCCAGCACCAACGCGGACGAGTCGGCGTTCATCCTCTCGGACTCCGAGAGCCGGGTGCTCATCGCCGAGGACGCACAGCAGCTGGCGAAGGCGCGCGAGCGCCGTGCCGAGCTGCCCAAGCTCGCCCACGTGGTGGTCCTCGACGCCGCCGACGCCGTCGCCGTCGAGGGCGACCCCGAGGGCTGGGTGCTCTCCCTCGACGAGCTGGAGTCGCGGGGCAGGGAGTACCTCGCCAAGCACCCCGAGGCGGTCAAGGAGCGGGTCGCGGCCATCACCTCCGACCAGCTCGCCACCCTCATCTACACCTCCGGCACCACCGGCCGCCCCAAGGGCGTCCGGCTGCCGCACGACAACTGGTCGTACATGGCCAAGGCCATGGTCGCGACCGGGCTGATCGGCAAGGAGGACGTCCAGTACCTGTGGCTGCCGCTGGCCCACGTCTTCGGCAAGGTGCTGACCTCCGGCCAGATCGAGGCCGGGCACGTGACCGCCGTCGACGGCCGGATCGACAAGATCATCGAGAACCTGCCGGTCGTGCAGCCGACGTACATGGCCGCCGTCCCGCGCATCTTCGAGAAGGTCTACAACGGCGTGGCCGCCAAGGCCCGCGCCGCGGGCGGAGCCAAGTACAAGATCTTCCAGTGGTCGGTCGGCGTCGCCCGCGAGTACGCGAAGGTCACGCAGGACAACTTCCGCCGCACCGGCCAGGCGACCGCCCCCTTCGGCCTCACCACCAAGCACAAGATCGCCGACGCGCTCGTCTACTCCAAGCTCCGTGAGGCCTTCGGCGGGAAGCTGCGCGCCGCCGTCTCCGGTGCCTCCGCCCTGGCCCCCGAGATCGGCTTCTTCTTCTCCGGCGCGGGTGTGCACATCCTGGAGGGCTACGGCCTGACCGAGTCCAGCGCGGCCTCCTTCGTCAACCCGGGCGAGGCCTACCGCACCGGCACGGTCGGCAAGCCGCTCCCCGGCACCGAGGTCCGCATCGCCGACGACGGCGAGGTCCTGCTGCGCGGCCCCGGCATCATGCAGGGCTACCACCGGCAGCCGGACAAGACCGCCGAGGTCCTGGAGTCCGACGGCTGGCTGCACACGGGCGACATCGGCGAGCTGTCGGCCGACGGCTACCTGCGCATCACCGACCGCAAGAAGGACCTGATCAAGACCTCGGGCGGCAAGTACGTCGCCCCGGCGGAGATCGAGGGCCAGTTCAAGGCGATCTGCCCGTACGTGTCGACGATCGTCGTGCACGGCGCCGACCGTAACTTCTGCTCGGCGCTCATCGCCCTCGACGAGCCGTCCATCCTGACCTGGGCGGCCGAGAACGGGCTGGAGGGCAAGACGTACCAGCAGGTCCTGGCGGCGCCGGAGACCAACCGCCTGATCGAGACGTACGTACAGACCCTGAACGAGGGCCTGCAGCGCTGGCAGACGGTCAAGAAGTTCCGGATCCTGCCGCGCGACCTCGACGTCGAGCACGGCGACCTCACGCCCAGCCTGAAGCTGAAGCGGCCGGTCGTCGAGCGTGAGTTCAAGCACCTGATCGAGGAGATGTACGAGGGGTCCCGCGAGGCGTAG
- the lepA gene encoding translation elongation factor 4, whose product MPAIPSHVPEPSRTDSALIRNFCIIAHIDHGKSTLADRMLQITGVVDQRQMRAQYLDRMDIERERGITIKSQAVRLPWAPTTGEGQGSTHILNMIDTPGHVDFTYEVSRSLAACEGTVLLVDAAQGIEAQTLANLYLAMENDLAIVPVLNKIDLPAAQPEKFAEELANLIGCQPEDVLRVSAKTGLGVEALLDKVVATVPAPVGVKDAPARAMIFDSVYDSYRGVVTYVRVVDGQLNKRERIRMMSTGATHELLEIGVSSPEMTPSDGIGVGEVGYIITGVKDVRQSKVGDTITSLNNGATEALGGYKDPRPMVFSGLYPLDGSDYPDLREALDKLQLNDAALVYEPETSAALGFGFRVGFLGLLHLDVVRERLEREFGLDLIATAPNVVYRVVLEDGKEVTVTNPSEFPEGKIADVFEPVVKATVLAPTEFIGAIMELCQQRRGTLLGMDYLSEDRVEIRYTLPLAEIVFDFFDQLKSKTRGYASLDYEPTGEQSGSLVKVDILLHGDKVDAFSAVTHKDAAYAYGVRLVAKLRELIPRQAFEVPIQAAIGSRVIARETIRAIRKDVLAKCYGGDISRKRKLLEKQKEGKKRMKMVGSVEVPQEAFIAVLSSDDSGGKKK is encoded by the coding sequence GTGCCCGCGATCCCCAGCCACGTGCCCGAGCCGAGCCGTACCGACTCGGCGCTGATCCGCAACTTCTGCATCATCGCGCACATCGACCACGGCAAGTCGACCCTTGCCGACCGGATGCTCCAGATCACCGGTGTGGTCGACCAGCGGCAGATGCGCGCCCAGTACCTCGACCGCATGGACATCGAGCGTGAGCGCGGCATCACGATCAAGTCCCAGGCGGTCCGGCTGCCCTGGGCGCCCACCACGGGCGAGGGTCAGGGCAGCACCCACATCCTCAACATGATCGACACCCCCGGGCACGTCGACTTCACCTACGAGGTCTCGCGCTCCCTCGCCGCGTGCGAGGGCACCGTCCTCCTGGTGGACGCCGCCCAGGGCATCGAGGCGCAGACCCTCGCCAACCTGTACCTGGCGATGGAGAACGACCTCGCGATCGTCCCCGTCCTGAACAAGATCGACCTGCCGGCCGCCCAGCCGGAGAAGTTCGCCGAGGAGCTCGCGAACCTGATCGGCTGCCAGCCCGAGGACGTGCTGCGCGTCTCGGCGAAGACCGGTCTCGGCGTCGAGGCGCTGCTCGACAAGGTCGTCGCCACGGTCCCGGCCCCGGTCGGCGTCAAGGACGCCCCGGCCCGCGCCATGATCTTCGACTCCGTCTACGACTCGTACCGTGGCGTCGTCACGTACGTCCGTGTGGTCGACGGGCAGCTGAACAAGCGCGAGCGCATCCGGATGATGTCCACCGGCGCCACCCACGAGCTGCTGGAGATCGGTGTCTCCTCCCCGGAGATGACCCCCTCCGACGGCATCGGCGTCGGCGAGGTGGGCTACATCATCACCGGCGTGAAGGACGTCCGTCAGTCCAAGGTCGGTGACACCATCACCAGCCTGAACAACGGCGCGACCGAGGCCCTCGGCGGCTACAAGGACCCGCGCCCGATGGTCTTCTCCGGCCTCTACCCGCTCGACGGCTCGGACTACCCGGACCTGCGCGAGGCCCTGGACAAGCTGCAGCTCAACGACGCCGCGCTGGTCTACGAGCCGGAGACCTCGGCGGCGCTCGGCTTCGGCTTCCGCGTCGGCTTCCTCGGCCTGCTCCACCTGGACGTGGTCCGCGAGCGCCTGGAGCGCGAGTTCGGCCTCGACCTCATCGCCACCGCGCCCAACGTGGTCTACCGGGTGGTCCTGGAGGACGGCAAGGAAGTCACCGTCACCAACCCGAGCGAGTTCCCCGAGGGCAAGATCGCGGACGTGTTCGAGCCGGTGGTCAAGGCCACCGTGCTCGCTCCCACCGAGTTCATCGGCGCGATCATGGAGCTGTGCCAGCAGCGCCGCGGCACCCTCCTCGGCATGGACTACCTCTCCGAGGACCGGGTCGAGATCCGCTACACCCTCCCGCTCGCGGAGATCGTCTTCGACTTCTTCGACCAGCTGAAGTCCAAGACGCGCGGCTACGCCTCCCTGGACTACGAACCCACGGGCGAGCAGTCCGGCAGCCTGGTCAAGGTCGACATCCTGCTGCACGGCGACAAGGTCGACGCCTTCTCCGCCGTCACGCACAAGGACGCCGCCTACGCCTACGGCGTGCGCCTCGTCGCCAAGCTGCGCGAGCTCATCCCGCGGCAGGCGTTCGAGGTGCCCATCCAGGCCGCGATCGGCTCCCGCGTCATCGCCCGCGAGACCATCCGCGCCATCCGCAAGGACGTCCTCGCCAAGTGCTACGGCGGTGACATCTCCCGTAAGCGGAAGCTGCTGGAGAAGCAGAAGGAAGGCAAGAAGCGCATGAAGATGGTCGGCTCGGTCGAGGTCCCGCAGGAGGCCTTCATCGCCGTCCTCTCCAGTGACGACTCCGGCGGCAAGAAGAAGTAG
- the rpsT gene encoding 30S ribosomal protein S20, producing MANIKSQIKRNKTNEKARLRNKAVKSSLKTAIRKAREAVLAGDVEKATVASRAAARALDKAVSKGVIHKNAAANKKSALATKVASLQG from the coding sequence GTGGCGAACATCAAGTCCCAGATCAAGCGGAACAAGACGAACGAGAAGGCGCGCCTGCGCAACAAGGCCGTCAAGTCCTCGCTCAAGACCGCGATCCGCAAGGCCCGCGAGGCCGTCCTCGCCGGTGACGTCGAGAAGGCCACCGTGGCTTCCCGCGCTGCCGCGCGTGCGCTCGACAAGGCTGTCTCGAAGGGTGTCATCCACAAGAACGCCGCCGCCAACAAGAAGTCGGCGCTGGCCACCAAGGTTGCCTCCCTGCAGGGCTGA
- the holA gene encoding DNA polymerase III subunit delta: protein MATRKNSTDDPLAPLTLAVGQEELLLDRAVREVVAAARAADADTDVRDLASEQLQPGTLAELTSPSLFSERKVLVVRNAQDLSADSVKEVKAYLAAPYEEIILVLLHAGGVKGKGLLDAARKAGAREIACPKMTKAADRLSFVRGEFRTLGRSATPEACQHLVDAIGSDLRELASAAAQLCADVEGTIDEAVVARYYTGRAEASSFTVADRAVEGRAAEALEALRWSLSTGVAPVLITSALAQAVRAIGKLASAPRGARPGDLARDLGMPPWKIDRVRQQMRGWSADAVSDALRAVADADAGVKGGGDDPEYALEKAVVAVARAARPQRRQ from the coding sequence ATGGCCACCAGGAAGAACTCCACCGACGATCCGCTTGCCCCGCTCACCCTCGCGGTGGGACAGGAGGAGCTGCTGCTCGACCGTGCCGTGCGCGAGGTGGTGGCGGCCGCCCGCGCCGCCGACGCCGACACGGACGTCCGCGACCTCGCCTCCGAGCAGCTGCAGCCCGGCACGCTCGCCGAGCTGACGAGCCCCTCGCTCTTCTCCGAGCGGAAGGTACTGGTCGTGCGCAACGCACAGGACCTGTCCGCCGATTCGGTCAAGGAGGTCAAGGCCTACCTCGCCGCGCCCTACGAGGAGATCATCCTGGTCCTCCTTCACGCGGGCGGGGTCAAGGGCAAGGGCCTGCTGGACGCCGCGCGCAAGGCGGGGGCACGGGAGATCGCCTGCCCGAAGATGACGAAGGCCGCGGACCGGCTGTCCTTCGTGCGGGGCGAGTTCCGCACGCTCGGCCGGTCGGCGACCCCGGAGGCCTGCCAGCACCTGGTGGACGCGATCGGCAGTGACCTGCGGGAGCTGGCGAGCGCCGCCGCGCAGCTGTGCGCAGACGTCGAGGGCACCATCGACGAGGCCGTCGTCGCCCGCTACTACACCGGCCGGGCCGAGGCGTCCAGCTTCACGGTCGCCGACCGGGCCGTGGAGGGGCGTGCGGCGGAGGCCCTGGAGGCCCTGCGCTGGTCCCTGTCCACCGGGGTGGCACCGGTCCTGATCACCAGTGCCCTGGCCCAGGCGGTCCGCGCGATCGGCAAGCTCGCCTCCGCCCCGCGCGGAGCCCGCCCCGGCGACCTGGCCCGGGACCTGGGCATGCCCCCGTGGAAGATCGACCGGGTCCGCCAGCAGATGCGCGGCTGGTCGGCGGACGCGGTCTCGGACGCCCTGCGCGCCGTGGCCGACGCCGACGCCGGGGTCAAGGGCGGCGGCGACGATCCCGAGTACGCCCTGGAGAAGGCCGTCGTCGCGGTGGCCCGTGCGGCCCGCCCCCAGCGCAGGCAGTGA
- a CDS encoding YceI family protein, with translation MFGRRRGMETAGTAGSSGPSTSATLTLPPTARLLSCRVLDTVHRPLRQAVFEVTDPIGRRIVSGETDPYGGFTAAVPEGEYRLSVSAEGYAPFHGVTIVGDLGQPGTAEIVLDAVEPPLLPQPGHWELDPTHSTIGFTARHIGLARIRGRFSTFAGAVRIAERMEDSSMHVIIDAASIDTGVRLRDDHLRSADFLDAVRHPTVEFYSERFIHRSGGRWTVAGALTLHGVSRSVTLDTEYLGLGTGMEGELRAACRATTELHREDFTLNWQSMLAHGIAAIGSSVEVTLDVQAVRKA, from the coding sequence ATGTTCGGTCGCAGACGGGGGATGGAGACGGCCGGGACGGCCGGAAGTTCCGGCCCGTCCACATCAGCGACACTGACGCTGCCGCCCACGGCGCGTCTGCTCAGCTGCCGGGTCCTCGACACGGTCCACCGCCCGCTCCGGCAGGCGGTGTTCGAGGTGACCGATCCGATCGGCCGTCGGATCGTCAGCGGCGAGACCGACCCGTACGGCGGCTTCACCGCGGCCGTGCCGGAGGGGGAGTACCGGCTCTCCGTGTCCGCCGAGGGCTACGCGCCCTTCCACGGGGTGACGATCGTGGGGGACCTGGGGCAGCCCGGTACCGCGGAGATCGTCCTGGACGCGGTGGAGCCACCGCTGCTGCCGCAGCCCGGCCACTGGGAGCTCGACCCGACGCATTCGACCATCGGCTTCACGGCCCGCCACATCGGCCTGGCCCGGATCCGCGGCCGGTTCTCCACGTTCGCCGGGGCGGTGCGGATAGCCGAGCGCATGGAGGACTCCTCCATGCACGTGATCATCGACGCGGCGAGCATCGACACCGGGGTGCGGCTGCGCGACGACCACCTGCGGTCGGCGGACTTCCTGGACGCGGTCCGCCACCCCACCGTCGAGTTCTACAGCGAGCGGTTCATCCACCGCAGCGGCGGCCGCTGGACCGTGGCCGGTGCGCTCACCCTCCACGGTGTGAGCCGGTCCGTGACCCTGGACACCGAGTACCTCGGCCTGGGCACGGGCATGGAGGGCGAGCTCCGGGCGGCCTGCCGGGCCACCACCGAGCTGCACCGCGAGGACTTCACCCTCAACTGGCAGTCGATGCTGGCCCACGGGATCGCGGCCATCGGTTCGAGCGTGGAAGTGACGCTGGACGTCCAGGCCGTGCGCAAGGCCTGA
- a CDS encoding ComEA family DNA-binding protein produces MRERLPLWVQDRCAVRPRAVAAVGVVLVAAVGFAGQQYWSARPRAVTVPAVVAPGAVPAAATAPAGAAGAGAGGAARIVVDVSGKVRDPGVRRLPAGSRVEDALAAAGGVRPGTDTTGLNRARVLVDGEQVVVGAPAQPPPTAAVAGGSAPGPGLAGAGPLSLGSATVAQLDGLPGVGPVLAQHIVDFRTARGGFRSVEELRQVDGIGERRFADLRTLVRP; encoded by the coding sequence GTGCGGGAGCGGCTGCCGCTGTGGGTGCAGGACCGCTGCGCGGTGCGGCCGCGCGCGGTGGCCGCCGTCGGGGTGGTGCTGGTCGCTGCCGTCGGCTTCGCCGGGCAGCAGTACTGGTCGGCCCGGCCCCGGGCGGTGACCGTACCCGCGGTGGTCGCCCCGGGGGCCGTCCCGGCGGCGGCCACGGCACCGGCGGGGGCCGCGGGAGCGGGGGCCGGCGGGGCCGCGCGGATCGTCGTCGACGTCAGTGGCAAGGTCCGGGACCCCGGGGTGCGGCGGCTGCCCGCCGGTTCACGGGTGGAGGACGCGTTGGCCGCCGCCGGGGGAGTGCGTCCCGGCACCGACACGACCGGGCTGAACCGGGCCCGCGTGCTGGTGGACGGCGAGCAGGTGGTCGTCGGTGCCCCGGCGCAGCCGCCGCCGACCGCCGCGGTGGCCGGCGGCTCCGCTCCTGGTCCCGGCCTTGCCGGTGCCGGTCCGCTGAGTCTGGGCTCGGCCACGGTCGCCCAGCTCGACGGCCTGCCGGGGGTCGGGCCGGTACTGGCGCAGCACATCGTCGACTTCCGTACCGCCCGCGGCGGCTTCCGCTCCGTGGAGGAGCTCCGCCAGGTCGACGGCATCGGTGAGCGGCGCTTCGCCGACCTGCGCACGCTGGTACGGCCGTGA